Proteins co-encoded in one Chitinophagales bacterium genomic window:
- a CDS encoding sugar transferase translates to MKRLFDLFFSFVALTIFSIPMSIIAVLLTFKEKHPIFFTQDRIGENKIPFKIWKFQTLVGGTPTPTGAVLRKTGLDELPQFINVLKGDMSIVGPRALTQFDIERLNWDDDFHAKRWHTKPGITGFAQLYGGQHRKTSWFWDVYYLKHSNVFVDFCIVALSFLMNIFGKQRVRKIVFQKGTLK, encoded by the coding sequence ATGAAACGACTCTTCGACCTATTTTTCTCCTTCGTGGCTTTGACCATTTTTTCCATTCCCATGTCCATCATTGCGGTATTGCTGACCTTCAAAGAAAAACATCCCATCTTTTTTACCCAAGACCGAATTGGCGAAAACAAGATTCCCTTCAAAATTTGGAAATTTCAGACTTTGGTGGGCGGCACACCGACTCCAACGGGTGCGGTGCTAAGAAAAACGGGATTGGATGAACTTCCGCAGTTTATAAATGTACTAAAGGGTGACATGAGCATCGTAGGGCCGAGGGCTTTGACTCAATTCGACATTGAGCGACTGAATTGGGACGATGATTTTCATGCAAAACGGTGGCACACCAAACCAGGCATTACGGGTTTCGCCCAACTCTATGGCGGACAACACCGCAAAACTTCTTGGTTTTGGGATGTCTATTACCTCAAACACTCCAACGTTTTTGTGGACTTCTGCATCGTTGCCCTTTCGTTTTTGATGAATATTTTTGGCAAACAGCGAGTCCGCAAAATCGTCTTTCAAAAAGGCACTCTAAAATAA
- a CDS encoding Arc family DNA-binding protein codes for MPKKKQFVLRISPEMYKALEKWAADEFRSTNGQLEWMIHEALKKAGRLPKKGELEGEEGIKDKGG; via the coding sequence ATGCCTAAGAAAAAACAATTTGTTTTGCGAATTTCTCCAGAAATGTACAAGGCACTCGAAAAGTGGGCTGCAGACGAGTTTCGGAGTACCAATGGACAATTGGAGTGGATGATTCATGAGGCATTGAAGAAGGCAGGGCGATTGCCGAAGAAAGGGGAATTGGAGGGAGAAGAAGGCATTAAAGATAAAGGTGGATAA